A DNA window from Chiroxiphia lanceolata isolate bChiLan1 chromosome 6, bChiLan1.pri, whole genome shotgun sequence contains the following coding sequences:
- the LIN7C gene encoding protein lin-7 homolog C, which produces MAALGEPVRLERDICRAIELLEKLQRSGEVPPQKLQALQRVLQSEFCNAVREVYEHVYETVDISSSPEVRANATAKATVAAFAASEGHSHPRVVELPKTEEGLGFNIMGGKEQNSPIYISRIIPGGIADRHGGLKRGDQLLSVNGVSVEGEHHEKAVELLKAAQGKVKLVVRYTPKVLEEMESRFEKMRSAKRRQQN; this is translated from the exons acaTCTGCAGAGCAATTGAATTGCTGGAAAAATTGCAGAGAAGTGGAGAAGTGCCACCACAAAAGCTACAGGCATTGCAAAGGGTCCTTCAAAGTGAATTCTGCAATGCTGTAAGAGAG GTGTATGAACACGTATATGAAACTGTGGATATCAGCAGTAGCCCAGAAGTTAGAGCTAATGCAACAGCAAAG GCCACGGTAGCTGCTTTTGCTGCAAGTGAAGGTCATTCCCATCCCAGAGTGGTTGAGCTGCCCAAAACCGAAGAAGGTCTTGGATTCAACATCATGGGAGGCAAAGAACAAAATTCTCCAATCTATATTTCTCGAATTATCCCTGGAGGTATAGCTGACAGACACGGAGGCCTGAAACGTGGAGACCAGCTGCTTTCTGTGAACGGAGTG AGTGTTGAAGGTGAACACCATGAAAAGGCTGTAGAACTGCTGAAGGCAGCCCAAGGAAAGGTTAAATTAGTTGTACGATACACGCCGAAAGTCCTGGAAGAAATGGAGTCAAGATTTGAAAAAATGAGATCGGCAAAACGCAGGCAGCAAAACTAA